The following are from one region of the Pseudodesulfovibrio piezophilus C1TLV30 genome:
- a CDS encoding FKBP-type peptidyl-prolyl cis-trans isomerase, translated as MTAQQGSTVKVHYTGTLKDDGSQFDSSEGREPLEFKLGEGMVIAGFERAVLGKSVGETVSVEIPPEEGYGEPNDELVFQVRKEQIPPNVELEEGIMLEIRSEDGTPAYVHVTTIEEDLVTLDGNHPLAGKILCFDIEVVEVI; from the coding sequence ATGACCGCACAGCAAGGTAGCACCGTCAAGGTTCATTACACAGGTACCCTCAAGGATGACGGCAGCCAGTTCGATTCAAGTGAAGGTCGTGAACCGCTTGAGTTCAAGTTAGGCGAAGGTATGGTTATCGCTGGCTTTGAGCGCGCAGTCCTCGGCAAATCAGTCGGCGAGACCGTCTCCGTGGAGATCCCGCCAGAGGAAGGCTATGGTGAGCCTAATGATGAGCTTGTTTTTCAAGTTCGCAAGGAACAGATTCCACCCAATGTCGAATTGGAAGAAGGCATCATGCTGGAAATCCGTTCGGAAGACGGCACACCTGCTTATGTGCATGTGACGACAATCGAAGAAGATCTGGTCACTCTGGATGGCAATCATCCCTTGGCAGGAAAAATCCTCTGTTTTGATATAGAGGTTGTTGAAGTCATCTAA